In Humulus lupulus chromosome 7, drHumLupu1.1, whole genome shotgun sequence, the following are encoded in one genomic region:
- the LOC133791718 gene encoding uncharacterized protein LOC133791718 encodes MEDHRQANCNVIGELIKTKYMSIKRVHTPNDIIGDMLDDYGVSMGYQEAWRAREKALELARGNQDDSYQKLPIYLHMLKVSNPSTITHLITNNKDHFKYMYLAFAHSIKGWKHCRLVIVIDGTYLKTSFGGTLFTASTMDANNNIFPLAFGIGDSENDSSWLWFFTKLKETYGEREDRHKSIENVVDNVYPKAFHGACIFHLLNNFKVNFGVHGEDLNINFVKAAKAYRSRCHAPTRRYTMMTSNIAESINAALKAARMLPITTMMEGLRSLVQKWVWKNGNEANGTFTQVTTDTEIVLRENSIRAIKFQVFPVNTILYQVVVEDKGNFLVNLMEKTRECKRFQQDEIPCAHAIAVFAEARLKTYDYVADYYKTTTMKATYESTVHPLPNESDWRL; translated from the exons ATGGAAGACCATAGGCAGGCAAATTGCAATGTGattggagaactaataaaaacaaaatacatgtcaaTAAAGAGAGTACACACACCAAATGACATAATCGGCGACATGCTAGATGATTATGGTGTTTCAATGGGGTATCAAGAAGCCTGGAGAGCAAGAGAAAAAGCTTTAGAATTGGCAAGAGGAAACCAAGATGATTCATACCAAAAACTTCCCATCTACCTTCACATGCTAAAAGTCTCGAACCCAAGTACAATAACGCACCTGATTACAAACAATAAAGACCACTTCAAATATATGTACCTAGCATTTGCACATTCCATCAAAGGATGGAAACACTGTAGGCTAGTCATTGTGATAGATGGAACTTACTTAAAGACATCATTTGGGGGaactttattcactgcttcaacaaTGGATGCTAACAACAACATATTTCCATTAGCCTTTGGAATAGGAGACTCTGAAAATGATTCATCATGGTTATGGTTTTTCACAAAGCTAAAGGAGACATATGGAGAAAGAGAAG ACAGGCACAAAAGCATAGAAAATGTTGTAGACAATGTATACCCAAAAGCTTTCCATGGAGCATGCATATTCCACCTGCTAAACAACTTCAAAGTCAATTTTGGTGTCCATGGGGAGGACCTAAACATAAACTTTGTCAAAGCAGCAAAGGCATACAGG TCTAGATGCCATGCTCCAACAAGAAGATATACAATGATGACATCAAATATAGCCGAATCGATAAATGCTGCATTGAAAGCTGCAAGAATGCTGCCAATCACTACAATGATGGAAGGTCTTCGAAGTTTAGTTCAAAAATGGGTATGGAAAAATGGTAATGAAGCAAACGGAACATTCACACAAGTAACAACAGATACTGAAATTGTGCTTAGAGAAAACTCTATTCGAGCCATTAAATTTCAG GTCTTCCCAGTAAACACTATATTGTACCAAGTTGTGGTTGAAGACAAAGGAAATTTTCTAGTCAACCTAATGGAGAAAACACGTGAATGCAAAAGGTTCCAACAAGATGAAATACCGTGTGCACATGCAATAGCAGTATTTGCCGAAGCACGGCTGAAAACATATGATTATGTTGCTGATTACTACAAAACTACAACTATGAAAGCAACATATGAGTCAACTGTTCATCCATTGCCAAATGAGAGCGACTGGAGACTTTAA